The following is a genomic window from Amycolatopsis sp. BJA-103.
GCCGCCTCAGTCCACAAGGGACTGACGGCCGCGTCGCGCCAGGTTGCCGATGACGGCGAGCAGCGCGCCGAGCGCCGGATTGTCGTTGCCCCGCCGCCACATCAGTTCGAGTTCCACCGGACGGCCCTCGATCCCGTCCACCGGACGGAGCACGACGCCTTCGAACCGCAGCGCGGCAGCCGCGGCGGGCACCAGCGCGAGACCTAGATCCGCTTTGACCAGCGCGAGCGCCGTGTGCACCTGACTGGGGTACTGCGTGTACACCGGCTGCACCCGCGCCGTGCGGAACACCGCCACGAGCAGGTCGTGGAAGTACCGGCCCTCCGACGGCGAATACATGATGAACGGCTCGCCGCCGAAGTCGCGGACGTCGGGATTCCTCTTGCGCCGCGCCAAAGGATGCCCCGACGGCAGGGCGGCCAGCAGCGGCTCCCGCCACAGCGGCAGGGTCACGATGTCGTCACCGGTGACCGGCGGCCGGACCATGCCGAGATCGATCCCGCCCGCCAGCATCTCCTCCACCTGCGCCGACGTCGCCATTTCCCGCAACACCAGATCGACACCGGGAACCTCCGCGTTGGCCGCGGCGAGAACGCGTTCGAGATACGAATACGCCGCGGTGGCGGTGAAACCGAGC
Proteins encoded in this region:
- a CDS encoding LysR family transcriptional regulator, with product MFSLEQLVSFVAVAEELHYGRAAERLSMTQPPLSRRIQLLERELGVELFDRTHRTVRLTPAGRVFLAEARKILRSSQEATLYVRRAKKGEVGVVTLGFTATAAYSYLERVLAAANAEVPGVDLVLREMATSAQVEEMLAGGIDLGMVRPPVTGDDIVTLPLWREPLLAALPSGHPLARRKRNPDVRDFGGEPFIMYSPSEGRYFHDLLVAVFRTARVQPVYTQYPSQVHTALALVKADLGLALVPAAAAALRFEGVVLRPVDGIEGRPVELELMWRRGNDNPALGALLAVIGNLARRGRQSLVD